A single region of the Salvelinus sp. IW2-2015 linkage group LG20, ASM291031v2, whole genome shotgun sequence genome encodes:
- the LOC111980276 gene encoding uncharacterized protein, whose protein sequence is MLLRISMISALLAYFLLFGFALEREKQRDGGVEKVKEKKVGDVIEVKKDLKVGKDNKGKKKKVEGVVEVKRDPKVGHNKKGQKLTRNEKVKGKETGSPKSDKEPRNDTLCSSIGGICQRSFYVCQGRYLKDKCAAPKTHHCCMPAGAWSVLCAGHHNNRVRGCDLFGCGGFNSRRDGDSLHKAVDVVCDDYSIVNAPFSGTLRGPVVGIQYDGVKLTNSEYCVKIFNIRPYRYVGAISQGEALGYLLPLQERFSGITSHMELQMCDRSDPSPYI, encoded by the exons ATGTTGTTAAGAATCTCCATGATCTCAGCTCTTCTTGCATACT TCCTGCTGTTTGGTTTTGCTCTTGAACGTGAAAAGcaaagggatggaggggtggagaaggTTAAGGAGAAGAAGGTCGGAGATGTCATTGAAGTAAAAAAGGATTTGAAGGTGGGAAAAGACAAtaaaggaaagaagaagaaggtCGAAGGTGTTGTTGAGGTCAAAAGGGATCCAAAAGTGGGACACAACAAGAAAGGACAGAAGCTGACCCGGAACGAAAAGGTCAAAGGCAAGGAGACAGGAAGTCCAAAAAGTGACAAGGAGCCAAGGAACGACACTCTCTGCTCTAGCATCGGTGGCATCTGCCAACGCAGTTTCTACGTCTGTCAGGGGAGGTACCTGAAGGACAAGTGTGCTGCACCTAAGACACACCATTGCTGTATGCCAG CCGGGGCTTGGAGCGTCCTGTGTgccggtcaccataacaacagagTGAGGGGTTGTGACTTGTTTGGCTGTGGGGGCTTCAACTCTAGAAG AGATGGTGACAGCCTCCACAAGGCAGTGGATGTGGTGTGTGACGATTACAGCATTGTCAACGCCCCCTTCTCAGGTACCCTGAGGGGGCCAGTGGTCGGTATCCAGTACGATGGCGTTAAACTTACCAACTCCG AGTACTGTGTGAAGATCTTCAACATCCGTCCGTACCGCTACGTGGGGGCCATCTCTCAGGGGGAGGCCCTGGGTTACCTGCTGCCCCTACAGGAGCGCTTCTCTGGCATCACTTCACACATGGAGTTACAGATGTGTGACCGCTCCGACCCATCACCGTACATCTGA